The proteins below are encoded in one region of Dioscorea cayenensis subsp. rotundata cultivar TDr96_F1 chromosome 18, TDr96_F1_v2_PseudoChromosome.rev07_lg8_w22 25.fasta, whole genome shotgun sequence:
- the LOC120281761 gene encoding uncharacterized protein LOC120281761: MEDATGTPRIPSPMAPQDPLVLEEDNLGKKQIRVSNDEFMDEKENVSAGNALVVPRETPIMPMSKRKAKGFNLRKSLAWNKAFFTEEGVLDPMEMSTLTGSVTKASGSFQPGAKGVISPLTRFNVSSERSRPVLQDLGEKICDAWSAKHSVKDVKADKVSSMHREEPEIDAVSVKKSPQKGLLRTVLQSPFLSSQKRVANTSRTNPASKIPKVIHTKTSLPLAFKSSTMGTKGSKCSQSIVVVSTVQSTSLIRGISPDSDKDVGSSSTSDKDSDGFKMSMVEKASDTSKINQDPFFQRKMHEPITSKGFRKPAPSVQNNDHRICRGLPAGPAVAHVKPSGLRLPMPTMGFFSQGKVSPKYNSQPQKAAQPFISKIPPPRKFTNEKPLGESRPTTTQKLKTPTVTTKSTSAHVASSRSQAISAQNCSKPSTAALGRQPDMKLRVRMLSPHDVDREGAFSSGSSNCATNQVSVQMEVADGRIANPSLETSFSGNVRDANQLIENYGEHEILCSNFSTQVHNSSKLQESDLNQQQACDSVELKLRMLPPHDVDRECAFSSGSSNCPTNQEPEQMEVADSRIANPSLEASFSGNARDANQLIEIENYGEHEILCSNFSTQVHNLSKLQESDLNQQQQAFDSVNILAKNPEVQNSKDGSFSVTVEDKHTVGTVGNPTCELECGFTTNRDDHGASMVVESSLRLNVESMAENNDISSNLNLDLSSSQGTGIFVKSLVRETSHQTGVAAHRDDAVIPHLQEKHSAGATSDILSLKKPINAVPFSDEWLAAVESYGEGILEQKTGPVQNSPPEKVLSEPGPWSPVKRKAQDIGPFDCTKYSKDLSASETN, translated from the exons ATGGAGGACGCCACTGGGACTCCCCGCATTCCATCTCCCATGGCGCCCCAGGATCCGCTTG TTTTGGAGGAGGATAATCTTGGGAAGAAGCAAATTCGTGTTTCGAATGATGAGTTCATGGATGAGAAGGAGAATGTTAGTGCTGGGAATGCTTTGGTTGTGCCCAGAGAAACACCGATTATGCCAATGAGTAAGAGGAAGGCTAAAGGATTTAACTTGAGGAAAAGCTTAGCTTGGAACAAGGCTTTCTTCACTGAAGAAG GTGTTCTTGATCCGATGGAGATGTCCACATTGACTGGTTCTGTCACTAAGGCTAGTGGAAGTTTTCAGCCAGGAGCCAAAGGAGTTATATCACCATTGACAAGATTCAATGTTAGTAGTGAGAGATCTAGACCTGTGCTTCAAGACCTTGGGGAAAAAATATGTGATGCATGGTCTGCAAAACATTCAGTGAAAGATGTGAAAGCGGACAAAGTGTCCTCAATGCATCGTGAAGAGCCAGAGATAGATGCG GTCTCGGTGAAGAAATCCCCCCAGAAGGGACTTTTGAGAACTGTGCTACAGTCACCATTTTTATCTTC TCAGAAGAGAGTAGCAAATACAAGCAGGACAAATCCAGCATCTAAAATACCAAAGGTCATTCATACAAAAACGTCGCTTCCCTTGGCCTTTAAGAGTTCCACCATGGGTACAAAAGGCTCCAAGTGTAGTCAGAGTATTGTTGTAG TTAGCACTGTACAAAGTACTAGTTTAATTAGGGGGATTTCACCTGATTCAGATAAAGATGTTGGTAGCAGCTCTACATCAGATAAGGACTCAGATGGCTTCAAAATGAGTATG GTTGAGAAAGCTTCTGACACCTCAAAGATCAACCAAGATCCATTCTTTCAAAGGAAAATGCACGAACCAATTACCAGTAAGGGCTTCAGAAAACCAGCACCTTCAGTTCAGAATAATGATCATCGTATTTGTAGAGGTCTACCAGCTGGCCCAGCAGTAGCTCATGTAAAACCATCAGGCCTGCGGTTGCCTATGCCAACTATGGGATTCTTTAGTCAG GGAAAAGTTTCTCCTAAATATAATAGCCAGCCTCAGAAAGCAGCTCAACCATTCATCTCTAAAATTCCTCCTCCCAGAAAATTTACTAATGAGAAACCTCTTGGCGAGTCAAGGCCTACAACAACACAGAAACTTAAAACACCCACTGTTACAACAAAGTCGACTTCTGCACATGTAGCTTCTTCCAGATCACAAGCCATTTCTGCCCAAAATTGCTCAAAGCCTTCCACCGCAGCCCTTGGTAGACAACCTGACATGAAATTGAGGGTGAGAATGTTGTCACCTCATGACGTTGATAGAGAAGGCGCCTTTAGTTCTGGAAGCTCTAATTGTGCTACAAATCAAGTATCTGTGCAAATGGAAGTTGCTGATGGTAGAATTGCGAATCCATCCCTGGAAACTAGTTTTTCTGGGAATGTACGTGATGCTAACCAGCTTATTGAAAATTATGGTGAACATGAGATTTTGTGTTCAAACTTTTCAACTCAAGTGCACAATTCAAGCAAGCTACAAGAAAGTGATTTAAATCAACAACAAGCATGTGATTCTGTAGAATTGAAGTTGAGAATGTTGCCACCTCATGACGTTGATAGAGAATGCGCCTTTAGTTCTGGAAGTTCTAATTGCCCTACAAATCAAGAACCTGAGCAAATGGAAGTTGCTGATAGTAGAATTGCGAATCCATCCCTGGAAGCTAGTTTTTCTGGGAATGCACGTGATGCCAACCAGCTTattgaaattgaaaattatgGTGAACATGAGATTTTGTGTTCAAACTTTTCAACTCAAGTGCACAATTTAAGCAAGCTACAAGAAAGTGATttaaatcaacaacaacaagcatttgattCTGTTAATATCCTGGCAAAGAATCCGGAGGTTCAAAATTCTAAAGATGGGTCATTTTCTGTTACAGTTGAAGATAAGCATACAGTTGGTACAGTTGGAAATCCTACTTGTGAACTTGAATGTGGGTTTACAACTAATAGAGATGATCATGGTGCCTCAATGGTTGTTGAGTCATCCTTGAGGTTGAATGTGGAAAGCATGGCTGAGAATAATGATATTAGTAGCAATTTAAATTTGGATCTGTCATCTTCTCAGGGGACTGGAATATTTGTTAAGTCACTTGTACGAGAAACTTCTCATCAGACTGGAGTAGCTGCCCACAGAGATGATGCAGTTATCCCCCATTTGCAAGA GAAACATTCAGCTGGAGCGACATCCGATATCTTATCATtgaaaaaaccaataaatgCTGTGCCCTTCTCAGATGAATGGCTAGCTGCTGTTGAGTCTTATGGGGAG GGGATTCTGGAACAGAAAACTGGTCCTGTTCAAAACTCTCCACCAGAGAAGGTTCTTTCTGAACCTGGTCCGTGGTCGCCG GTTAAGCGAAAAGCTCAAGACATTGGGCCATTTGACTGTACTAAGTACTCAAAAGATCTCTCCGCCTCAGAGACAAACTAG